The window CAATCTCTTCATCACAGTATAACAACTATTCCTCAAACAGAAATTCCAATTTCCTGAACACGAGCTCGGCCTCAGTTTCATCTTACAGTAGACCATCATCCCCCATTACCCGCTCTCCATCTACAGCAAGACCTTCCACTCCAACCTCTCGTCCATCACTATCACGACCCTCAACTCCTTCAAGAGCTCGTTCTGTGCCGGCTAGCTCTTCCATTGAGAGACCTCGGTCAGTGGCAAGCTCAAGACCCTCTACTCCTAGTTCTAGGCCACAGATTCCTGCAAACTTGAGTTCACCAGCTGCTCGAACACCTTCTCGTCCATCTACCCCCACTCGTCGGCATTCATTGCCTTCTTTATCTCCAGCATCAAGTCCTTCACCTTCAGCTGGCCGTCTTTCAAATGGACGCAATCCAGCACCGACATCCAGGCCAAGTTCCCCTAGCCCACGTGTCCGTCCCCCACCACAGCCCATTGTTCCCCATGATTTTCCTCTTGATACACCGCCTAACCTCAGAACAACCTTACCAGACAGGCCAATTTCTGCTGGAAGGTCTCGGCCTGGTGCTGCTGTAGTAGTGAAGGGAAAATTAGAAACCCCAGCTGCCGTGGTTGTGCCAAGAAGACAGTCATCACCCGTTGTTTCAAGGGGTAGACTTACAGATCCCCCTGGAAGAAGCCGTGTACTTTCTAATGGGCACCATGATGTTCCTGAACTTAGAAAGCCCCAACATCTCCCTGACCTGGGCATGCGGAAGCCTGTGAAGACTTCATCAACTACAGCTCCAGAAAACACTGGATTTGGGAGGAATATCTCGAAGAAATCTCTCGATATGGCAATCCGGCATATGGTATGTATATTCTCTTCCTTAACATCATATGAATGAAATTTTAGATTGTGATAGAAACTTTTGGGTCCGGACCATCAAGTAAGGAGTTATTTGAAGAGCTGGATGAGGCTCATTTAAGTAGTTTATCCCTGAGAACCTACTTATCAATATATCTTAATGTTGTCCTTTTGTCACTATCAGCATATTATATCCACATAATCATTGTTATGTGGTCGGAGTTTATCTAACAACTTCATACACCATGTGAGCACAAGAAGAGTTTGTCTAGTTTGTTAGAACTGCTTTGATAAATTTATTCAACAGCTTTCTTGAGTAGTTTATTCATGCAGTAGATTCTAATGACTGATCTTCTATCTGATGTAGGATATAAAGAATGGAACAGGAAACAGTCGCCAACTTTCAGGCAGCACCCTCTTCCCTCAAAGCATTCGGTCTGGCACTCCCAAGACCCAGACTGTTCGCACATTGAGTTCATCAGCATCAGTGAACATGAATGGAGGCCTGCAATCCAGAGGTAATGGATTTGTTTACGAGAATGGAAACAACATGAGTAAGCCTGTACAAAATGGAACTGAAGCAAATGGGGGTGGACGCTATTCTTCCAAACTGACTGATGTGGACATCTATGAGAGCTCTCGCTATGATGCAATATTGCTTAAAGAAGACCTGAAGAACACAAACTGGCTGCACAGTTTGGATGATAAATTAGATGAAGGACCCATCTTTGATAATGGATTTGAGCATCTGCCTGAACCTTTCGGCCTCTTATAACATCTGATTAGTAAGTGGTGTTGATTGTTGTCCTTAGATTATATGGGTTCTTTTATATGGATGAATCACTTAAAACAGGAAGCTTGTAAAAGATAGTACTTGCCTACTGCAGTGAAATCAATGAATTTATTGTTGGTCTTCTATATTTACATAGCGTAGCAGAAATCGTTCCTCATTGAATTTATTGTAGAATTATATGCTTCATTTACCTGTTTAGCAAGCTTTGAGAGGCTTTCTGGTTGCTTGAGTAACTGCCATGACTTGAGCAGGCGTCGCTTTTAGGTTTTAGTCTTCCATCACAGGCTACATTTCTGTAGTTTTATTTCATCAGTCTATCATTTCTAAAACTGATTCGGTCCACTATGAATCTAATGATCTTGTTCTGGTTAAGGATACTCTTACATTCCTTTCATAGTCAAATAGGCTGCTTACCATCCTTTCGGAGCCTTGAGCCTTTGGGAAACCAGGAGTCTCTGAAATGGACTAAATATTTAAACAATCAGTTGAAAAGTTCATCATCAAAGGTCAATTAGCATGTCGGGCTAGATTAGTGAAGCCATTAGACCAGGGAATCAGTCTGCCTATGAATATCTTGATGATGGCATCGTACCCAGAATCTCAACCAAACTCTCAGGACCACCACCCTAACCAGTCCACAGTCCATAACATACTTGAAGAAAAGCAAGGGGGACCTCTTTGATATTTCTTTCTCACTCGGCATATTCAAAACGATAGCAACTCCTGGATTTGGATGTCCTCCATTTTTAGTCTTGCATCATGAGCATGTGCTTCAACTATTAACATGGACAATTCAACATTTCAGTGAGAACTGTTTCTATGAATATTCCAAGTTATGTTTTCTGGATTGAAAACGAGTGCTGGTTAGAATTGTCTCTGGAATTCAATCCACATCTGCCACAAGAAGTAGCTAGCTAGGTATGTGATTGTGTAGTTCGTCTCTTTCTGGGTAAAATTAACTGTATATTCGTCACTCCTTTGTCAATTCCAAAAGCTCTTTGTCCATATGTAAATAGGGTAGTGCGTTCTACATATTCATATCTATATTTGGGCGTAATGTGAACTTCGTGCTATAAAGAAACAACTAACATAATTCTCGTAGAAAACATTATGAACTATAGCTTACCTCTCAAAGCAAATCTATGAATCTATAGATTGTATTTGGTAAAAGTTTAGGGCGATTGACACATGTGGCAATACTATGAATCTGTCACTAACTTCTCCTATAGCTCTATCTCTTTCTGAGGAAAATTGTATTGAAAGGGTTGTTTTAGGAGTGACATAAGAGTTAACTCACGACCTATTACCAAATAATCAATCACTTAACCACCTCTTGTGTCATTGAATGTTAATGGTTCATTAGTGCATAGTAAATCTTATTCGACCTACCTAAGCAACCCTCTAATTCATTTCTTACTTGAATACATATAGATGATAACGACTCACGTAATGAACACACTTTGGCTTTGCCAAATTACAGCCATTGGCTTTTACCAAAGGAAACTACCATTTACTTTTCCTTCTGTGCCAAATCTAGTGTGTAATTCACCCTCTTCTGCTTTCAATGCACATTTGTTGGTTTATGAAGAACATGTTTCTGAATAGCAATGGAAATAATGGTATGCTAGAGCCTAGAGGTGTTGGACCATTTGCTCGCCCATGCATCCATTAATTCTTGGCTAATATTATGCTCCCTTTAGAATTTGGAAGTAACACCACGTGATTTTAGTCAAAAACTAAGTTTTCATTTTGTTTTCATGAGTACTACGATACCATATCGGGTGGTTTCTAAAAGTAAATACTAAATCATACATATTTTTTATAATTTTTTACCGTTGGTTCGTGGATTCTAAATCAGAGGCATAGTATTAGTAATGCTTCAAAGTTTTAACAACTTAAGAGTACATTGTCAAATTGGTAAGCTAAATGTGACTATCTTTAGTGTAATTTCATCATTTAACTCATGTTTTTTTATTTCATCACTTGAACTTCAAATAAGCAAATTACATTTAACTACAAATGTAGACAGATCCGTTCCATTCAATCCATTGAATTCTTGGGTGACACAATAATAGAGTTATGGAATTAAAACTTGTTAATCTAGGAGACGTTGGTAATTAAATTCCCCCCAACGGTAAAATCCAAGCGAAGCGTTTAGCAATAACCACATAGCGAAAGCCAAGGTAAAACTCCCCAAAGGATAAAAGTGAAAACCAAAGTCAGCAAATAAATACGGCTTGATTTTGCAGAGCCCGGTATAACTTCAACCTCAAGCTCTAAACCTGTAAAGAGTGAGAGAGAGACATTGTCACATTGCAGCGGAGGTCGAGTCATCATCATCATCATCATCATCATCGAGATCTGCGTGTAAAAACAAATAGGCTCCGTTAGCTTCACGGTGAAGCTTAAAACAATTAATACCCAACAGTAGACCAGTAAGTAACTAGTTCAACTCTCTCTGTCTCTCTCCGTATCTCTCTCTGTCTCTCTGAGTAGAAGTAGTTGTTGTTCTGGTGCTTTCGAATCTTCTTCTTCTTCTTCTACCTTATTAGCTAGCTACCCTTTTTGTTTTTGTTTTTCTTTTATGTTTGTTCGTAGGTGCGTGATTGTGAAGAAAT of the Fragaria vesca subsp. vesca linkage group LG6, FraVesHawaii_1.0, whole genome shotgun sequence genome contains:
- the LOC101300547 gene encoding uncharacterized protein LOC101300547, which codes for MMNRNARESLIGGRNFQNHRRGGSLNLPVLSSSMKQEHHDESSSLDLFSKSRRTLSVASSDESSDVSVKLGRLSVGSGKVGRTGIDDLLSSADGGKHDYDWLLTPPETPLFPSSDGSESQPTLAAARGSALIRSTSSAKPSRLSVSQSESNHSSRPARSSSVTRSSISSSQYNNYSSNRNSNFLNTSSASVSSYSRPSSPITRSPSTARPSTPTSRPSLSRPSTPSRARSVPASSSIERPRSVASSRPSTPSSRPQIPANLSSPAARTPSRPSTPTRRHSLPSLSPASSPSPSAGRLSNGRNPAPTSRPSSPSPRVRPPPQPIVPHDFPLDTPPNLRTTLPDRPISAGRSRPGAAVVVKGKLETPAAVVVPRRQSSPVVSRGRLTDPPGRSRVLSNGHHDVPELRKPQHLPDLGMRKPVKTSSTTAPENTGFGRNISKKSLDMAIRHMDIKNGTGNSRQLSGSTLFPQSIRSGTPKTQTVRTLSSSASVNMNGGLQSRGNGFVYENGNNMSKPVQNGTEANGGGRYSSKLTDVDIYESSRYDAILLKEDLKNTNWLHSLDDKLDEGPIFDNGFEHLPEPFGLL